The following are encoded in a window of Caldicellulosiruptor danielii genomic DNA:
- the alr gene encoding alanine racemase, with protein sequence MNKLSLYNRVWAEIDLDNLVYNLENIKKKILPQTKIMAVVKADAYGHGAVEISRVLVKNGVSMLAVAIIDEALQLRHFNFDVPILILGFTPFELSEQVVENEISQTVYTYEQAYYLSQAAQKIGKKAKIHIKVDTGMGRIGFLCCDESIQTVLNIAKLPNIELEGIFSHFSSADDPDSDHFTHDQFMKFENFVKELNKNRVYFKYKHIANSSAAIRFPQYQLDVVRLGLILYGLYPSSSLKEHINLKPVMSVKARVINVKEVPEGFPISYNRRYITTRKSKIATIPIGYADGFTRVGSSQRHVLINGEYARVVGSICMDQCMVDVTDIENVNIGDEVVIIGRQGKNEILADHLAEQIGTINYEVVCSFSKRIPRVYIKDGRVVKILNYIL encoded by the coding sequence ATGAACAAATTGTCGCTCTACAACAGGGTGTGGGCAGAAATTGACCTTGACAATTTGGTATACAATCTTGAAAATATCAAGAAAAAGATTTTACCACAAACAAAAATAATGGCCGTTGTGAAAGCTGATGCATATGGGCACGGAGCTGTTGAAATTTCGAGAGTGCTTGTTAAAAATGGCGTTAGCATGCTTGCTGTGGCAATAATTGACGAGGCATTGCAGCTGAGGCATTTCAATTTTGATGTTCCAATTTTAATTTTGGGTTTTACTCCTTTTGAACTTTCTGAGCAGGTTGTTGAAAACGAGATAAGCCAAACAGTTTACACATATGAGCAGGCATATTATCTTAGCCAGGCGGCACAAAAGATAGGAAAAAAAGCCAAGATACATATCAAAGTTGATACTGGAATGGGGAGAATTGGATTTTTATGTTGTGATGAGAGTATACAGACAGTACTAAATATCGCAAAGCTTCCGAATATCGAACTTGAAGGAATATTCTCTCATTTTTCATCTGCAGATGATCCAGATTCGGACCATTTTACGCATGATCAATTTATGAAATTTGAAAACTTTGTGAAAGAACTCAATAAAAACAGGGTATACTTTAAATATAAGCACATTGCAAATAGCAGTGCGGCAATCCGTTTCCCCCAGTATCAACTTGATGTTGTAAGGCTTGGTCTTATTCTATACGGTCTTTATCCAAGCAGCAGCTTGAAAGAACATATAAACTTAAAACCTGTAATGTCTGTCAAGGCAAGAGTTATCAACGTAAAGGAGGTGCCAGAAGGCTTTCCGATAAGCTACAACAGGAGGTATATAACCACACGCAAAAGTAAAATTGCCACCATACCTATTGGTTATGCAGATGGTTTTACGCGCGTTGGAAGCAGTCAAAGACATGTTCTCATAAATGGTGAGTATGCCAGGGTTGTTGGAAGTATATGTATGGACCAGTGCATGGTAGATGTGACCGATATTGAAAATGTGAATATTGGTGATGAGGTTGTCATCATAGGAAGACAAGGGAAAAATGAGATTTTGGCTGATCATTTAGCTGAGCAGATTGGCACTATAAACTATGAGGTTGTGTGTTCGTTTAGCAAGCGGATTCCGCGGGTTTATATCAAGGATGGGCGAGTTGTCAAAATATTAAACTATATCTTATGA
- the pdxS gene encoding pyridoxal 5'-phosphate synthase lyase subunit PdxS, with translation MSEVVNERYELNKNLAQMLKGGVIMDVTSPKEAEIAEKAGAVAVMALQKVPADLRKEGKVARMADPKIILEIKSAVSIPVMAKVRIGHFVEAQILEALGIDYIDESEVLTPADEEHHIDKWKFKAAFVCGARDLGEALRRIQEGASMIRTKGEAGTGNVVEAVRHLRRINKQIAYAASLSEDELYAYAKELGVSYELLKKTAQLKRLPVVNFAAGGIATPADAALMMQLGADGVFVGSGIFKSKNPEKRARAIVMATTYYNDPKILAEISYDLGEEMEGIDLRSLSEHELLSLRGN, from the coding sequence ATGAGCGAGGTTGTAAATGAGAGATATGAGCTCAACAAAAACCTTGCGCAGATGTTAAAAGGCGGTGTCATCATGGATGTAACATCTCCAAAGGAAGCTGAGATTGCTGAAAAAGCAGGTGCTGTTGCTGTTATGGCTCTTCAAAAAGTTCCGGCAGACCTGCGCAAAGAAGGCAAGGTTGCGAGGATGGCTGACCCAAAAATAATATTGGAAATTAAAAGCGCTGTTTCAATACCTGTTATGGCAAAGGTAAGAATCGGACATTTTGTTGAGGCTCAGATTTTAGAAGCACTTGGTATAGACTATATTGATGAAAGCGAAGTCTTAACCCCTGCTGATGAGGAGCATCATATTGACAAGTGGAAGTTCAAAGCTGCGTTTGTGTGCGGTGCAAGAGATTTGGGTGAGGCTTTGAGAAGAATCCAAGAAGGTGCTTCCATGATAAGAACAAAAGGTGAGGCAGGGACTGGAAATGTTGTTGAAGCTGTAAGACACCTTCGCAGAATAAACAAGCAAATTGCATATGCAGCGTCACTCAGCGAAGATGAGCTTTATGCATATGCAAAGGAGCTTGGAGTGTCCTATGAACTTTTGAAAAAAACAGCTCAGCTCAAGCGTCTTCCTGTTGTCAACTTTGCAGCAGGCGGAATTGCAACACCGGCTGATGCAGCTTTAATGATGCAGCTTGGAGCAGATGGTGTGTTTGTTGGTTCTGGCATTTTCAAAAGCAAAAATCCTGAAAAAAGAGCAAGGGCAATTGTGATGGCAACCACATATTACAATGATCCAAAAATCTTGGCAGAAATATCTTATGATCTTGGAGAAGAAATGGAAGGTATAGATTTGAGAAGTCTTTCTGAGCATGAACTTTTAAGTCTTAGGGGGAATTAA
- a CDS encoding type II toxin-antitoxin system PemK/MazF family toxin → MEKVIQQNQNHPPLEIKRGDIFYADLAPHVGSEQGGIRPVLVIQNDIGNKYSPTVIVAAITSQIGKAKFPTHVEIRAGEFGLSRDSVILLEQIRTIDKVRLKNKVGKLSDEVMEKVNQAILISLGIIEWTAEGYDWKKKEGAGLKKA, encoded by the coding sequence GTGGAGAAAGTGATACAGCAAAATCAAAATCATCCACCACTTGAAATCAAAAGGGGAGACATATTTTATGCTGACCTTGCTCCACATGTTGGGTCTGAGCAGGGCGGCATAAGACCAGTTCTGGTAATTCAAAATGATATAGGAAACAAATACAGCCCCACTGTGATTGTGGCTGCAATAACTTCACAGATTGGCAAGGCTAAATTTCCAACCCATGTGGAGATTCGTGCTGGTGAGTTTGGTCTGAGCCGTGATTCTGTCATTTTACTTGAGCAGATTAGGACAATTGACAAAGTGCGGCTCAAAAACAAGGTTGGCAAGCTTTCTGATGAGGTTATGGAAAAAGTAAACCAGGCAATTCTGATAAGCCTTGGGATAATAGAATGGACAGCGGAGGGATATGATTGGAAAAAGAAAGAAGGCGCAGGTTTAAAAAAGGCATAA
- the acpS gene encoding holo-ACP synthase, translated as MVFNIGIDIVEVDRLKNIKRFNQFLKRVFTSSELEYIKERRYRLETIAGYFAAKEAVAKALSTGIVFCFKDIEIQKGKTGCPKVKLYNRAEAICAELGIRNIVVSISHQKSVAVAVAIAEK; from the coding sequence ATGGTATTTAATATTGGAATTGATATTGTTGAAGTTGATAGGCTCAAAAATATAAAAAGGTTTAACCAATTTTTAAAAAGGGTATTTACTTCCAGCGAGCTTGAATATATAAAAGAAAGGCGATACCGTCTTGAGACAATAGCAGGGTATTTTGCTGCAAAAGAGGCAGTTGCCAAGGCACTTTCAACAGGAATTGTTTTTTGCTTCAAAGACATAGAAATACAGAAAGGGAAAACTGGCTGTCCAAAGGTGAAGCTTTATAACAGGGCAGAAGCTATTTGTGCAGAGCTTGGAATTAGAAATATTGTGGTGAGTATTTCTCACCAAAAATCGGTTGCAGTTGCAGTTGCCATTGCTGAAAAATAA
- the pdxT gene encoding pyridoxal 5'-phosphate synthase glutaminase subunit PdxT, with amino-acid sequence MKTIGVLAFQGGVIEHVKKIEELGAKPQLVKKEEDLKGLDGLILPGGESTTIGKFLIETGLKDHILNLINEGMPVWGTCAGAILLSKYIKDQGSGVLPILDIVIERNAYGSQLDSFKKEVFVPRFNIATECIFIRAPKIVEVSEGVEVLAELETPIAVLQKNILATTFHPELTSQNYWHSFFVKNVVK; translated from the coding sequence TTGAAGACAATAGGAGTATTGGCATTTCAAGGCGGAGTTATAGAGCATGTGAAAAAGATAGAAGAGCTTGGGGCAAAGCCTCAGCTTGTCAAGAAAGAAGAAGACTTGAAAGGCCTTGACGGCTTGATTTTACCTGGTGGAGAAAGTACTACAATTGGAAAATTTTTGATTGAAACAGGTTTAAAAGACCATATTTTAAACTTGATAAATGAAGGTATGCCAGTTTGGGGAACATGTGCAGGTGCAATTTTGCTATCTAAGTATATCAAAGACCAGGGAAGTGGAGTGCTTCCCATACTTGACATAGTGATAGAAAGAAATGCCTATGGAAGCCAGCTTGACAGTTTCAAAAAAGAGGTTTTTGTTCCAAGGTTCAACATAGCTACAGAGTGCATTTTTATAAGAGCGCCAAAGATTGTTGAGGTATCAGAAGGTGTTGAGGTTTTAGCAGAGCTTGAAACTCCCATTGCAGTTTTGCAAAAAAATATCTTAGCTACAACATTTCATCCAGAGCTTACATCTCAAAATTATTGGCATTCTTTCTTTGTGAAGAATGTGGTAAAATAA
- a CDS encoding bifunctional ADP-dependent NAD(P)H-hydrate dehydratase/NAD(P)H-hydrate epimerase produces the protein MFVLTSSQMREIDRKASQEIGIPEVVLMENAGFCVFEEIKRDFETLDDKNIAVFCGKGNNGGDGFVVARYLAQVCPNVKVFLFDDNVTLTSKVFLDILKKLEVDINILSEELLSSLRAQRFDIIVDAIFGIGLSKDIDGLYKKVIEYINGSGAYVYSVDIPSGVCSDSAQIKGCAVRASKTVTFVYPKVGHILYPGSYYCGKVIVKDIGIPEKIIKDIKVKILTAEDLDISKFYRYPDSHKGDYGKVGIVAGSKYYPGAAALCSNAALQSGCGLCYLLTPKEVLYFQNFRRPEIIVLPVESKEGIVSFDGFVKFDEYFAKFDVLGFGCGLTKNKEVEKILIHILENFQIPIVIDADGLNVLASSRDVRELLASYKSQKVLTPHYMEAARVLDVDVKDVAKSPIDAAKKIASEFRAICVLKGSRTIITDGDEVFINILGNPGMAKGGSGDVLTGIILSMIAQGYSAFEAAKLAVYLHSLSADILLEKKTMQTILPSDIIDGLDSTIKRLIKG, from the coding sequence ATGTTTGTTTTAACCTCATCTCAGATGAGGGAAATTGATAGGAAAGCTTCGCAGGAAATAGGAATACCTGAAGTTGTGCTAATGGAAAATGCAGGTTTTTGTGTTTTTGAAGAGATAAAGAGGGATTTTGAAACTCTTGATGACAAAAACATTGCAGTTTTTTGCGGGAAAGGCAACAATGGCGGCGATGGATTTGTTGTGGCAAGATATCTTGCTCAGGTTTGTCCAAATGTGAAGGTATTTTTGTTTGATGATAATGTGACTTTGACATCCAAAGTTTTCCTTGATATATTAAAAAAGTTAGAAGTTGATATTAACATTTTATCAGAAGAACTATTATCATCCCTCAGAGCCCAGAGATTTGATATAATAGTTGATGCAATCTTTGGAATAGGTCTTTCAAAAGATATTGATGGGCTTTATAAAAAAGTAATTGAGTATATAAATGGTAGCGGTGCTTATGTATACTCAGTTGACATTCCAAGTGGAGTTTGCTCTGATTCGGCTCAAATAAAAGGCTGTGCTGTACGTGCTTCCAAGACAGTAACCTTTGTTTACCCCAAAGTAGGTCATATCTTGTATCCTGGTAGTTATTATTGTGGTAAAGTGATCGTGAAAGACATAGGTATCCCTGAAAAGATTATAAAAGATATCAAGGTAAAGATTCTAACAGCTGAGGATTTAGATATATCCAAATTTTACAGATATCCCGACTCTCACAAAGGCGATTATGGGAAGGTGGGAATAGTTGCAGGGTCAAAGTATTATCCTGGTGCTGCGGCTTTGTGCAGCAACGCTGCGCTGCAAAGTGGGTGTGGACTTTGCTACTTACTAACACCAAAAGAAGTGCTTTATTTTCAGAATTTCAGAAGACCAGAGATAATAGTGCTGCCAGTGGAAAGCAAAGAAGGCATTGTATCTTTTGATGGTTTTGTAAAATTTGACGAATACTTTGCCAAATTTGATGTTTTAGGGTTTGGCTGTGGACTTACGAAGAATAAAGAGGTTGAAAAGATATTGATTCATATTTTAGAAAATTTCCAAATACCTATTGTAATAGATGCAGATGGTCTAAATGTTTTGGCGTCAAGCAGAGACGTAAGGGAACTTTTGGCAAGTTATAAATCTCAAAAAGTTTTAACTCCGCATTATATGGAAGCTGCAAGAGTACTTGATGTTGATGTAAAAGATGTTGCTAAAAGTCCCATTGATGCTGCTAAGAAGATTGCAAGTGAATTTAGAGCTATATGCGTTCTAAAAGGTTCAAGGACAATAATTACAGATGGAGATGAAGTTTTTATAAACATTCTTGGTAATCCTGGAATGGCAAAAGGCGGAAGTGGAGATGTTCTGACAGGTATTATTTTGTCTATGATTGCTCAAGGGTATTCAGCTTTTGAGGCGGCAAAACTGGCGGTATATCTTCATTCTCTTTCGGCAGATATTTTGCTTGAAAAAAAGACAATGCAGACAATTTTGCCTTCAGACATTATAGATGGGCTGGACAGTACTATCAAGAGACTAATTAAAGGTTAA